The following coding sequences lie in one Eubacterium ventriosum genomic window:
- a CDS encoding response regulator transcription factor, with the protein MKKILIVEDDNTISNELKELLINSGYKAEVLEDFQNSKEKILESQADLILLDINIPGINGEILLKEIRKVSDVPIIMVTSRTSEVDEVLTMSYGADDFITKPYSPTVLLLRIQNIFKRMEPKSDRIRYKDLEINIGKGSISNGSKEINLTKNEMIIFSYLLNNREKIVTRDELMTDLWNNEEYINDNALTVNISRLRNKLSEVGYDKAIETRKGQGYILV; encoded by the coding sequence ATGAAGAAGATTTTGATTGTGGAAGATGATAATACAATAAGCAATGAATTGAAGGAATTGTTAATAAACTCAGGATACAAAGCAGAGGTGCTTGAAGATTTTCAAAATTCTAAAGAGAAGATTTTGGAAAGTCAGGCAGATTTGATTCTTTTGGATATTAATATTCCCGGAATTAATGGGGAGATTCTTTTAAAAGAGATAAGGAAGGTATCGGATGTACCAATTATTATGGTTACAAGTAGAACCAGTGAAGTGGACGAGGTGCTTACAATGTCCTATGGGGCAGACGATTTTATAACCAAGCCTTATAGTCCTACGGTTTTACTTCTTAGAATCCAGAATATTTTTAAAAGAATGGAGCCTAAGTCGGACAGAATCAGATATAAGGATTTGGAAATAAATATAGGCAAGGGTTCTATAAGTAACGGCAGCAAAGAGATTAATTTGACAAAGAATGAAATGATTATTTTTTCTTACCTACTTAATAACCGTGAAAAAATAGTAACCAGAGATGAGTTGATGACGGACTTGTGGAATAATGAAGAGTATATTAACGACAATGCATTGACGGTAAATATTAGCAGATTAAGAAATAAGTTGTCAGAAGTGGGATACGATAAAGCCATAGAAACAAGAAAGGGGCAAGGATATATTTTAGTATGA
- a CDS encoding Rpn family recombination-promoting nuclease/putative transposase, protein MGKQYEELGITDAFMFAKVMSNKEICKPVLEQILNIKIRDIEYLDYEETIQIAPGSKSIRLDIYVEDDKNTVFNLEMQTTNYEELPKRSRYYQDIIDLKLIEKGQSYDILKTSYVIFICTFDFFEKNRSIYEFENICIDDSDIKLNDGTHKIFLNTKGNRDGISEELQMLLDYFDGREPESQLAKDIDRKVFEARNNKQWRREYMSYQMELDRQYRNGREEGIKEGMEKGSELATENINKLLKILIVEKKYDEIEKISENKEYQKELMKKYNIIED, encoded by the coding sequence ATGGGAAAACAATATGAAGAATTAGGAATAACAGATGCATTTATGTTTGCCAAAGTAATGTCTAATAAAGAGATATGCAAGCCGGTGTTAGAGCAGATATTAAACATTAAGATAAGGGACATTGAATATCTTGATTATGAAGAAACCATTCAGATTGCACCGGGTTCAAAGTCAATAAGACTGGACATCTATGTTGAAGATGACAAAAATACTGTTTTTAATCTTGAAATGCAAACGACAAATTATGAGGAGCTACCGAAGAGGTCACGATATTATCAGGACATAATTGACTTGAAATTAATTGAAAAAGGTCAATCTTATGATATACTAAAAACAAGCTATGTAATATTTATTTGTACCTTTGATTTTTTTGAAAAGAATAGAAGTATTTATGAATTTGAGAATATATGTATTGATGATTCGGATATAAAATTAAATGATGGAACTCATAAGATTTTCTTAAATACCAAAGGTAACAGAGATGGCATAAGCGAAGAACTACAGATGTTGTTAGATTATTTTGATGGCAGAGAACCTGAAAGTCAACTAGCAAAGGACATAGACAGGAAAGTGTTTGAAGCCAGAAACAATAAACAGTGGAGGCGAGAGTATATGTCATATCAGATGGAATTAGATAGGCAGTATAGAAATGGTAGAGAAGAAGGAATAAAAGAAGGAATGGAGAAAGGTTCAGAATTAGCAACAGAAAATATTAATAAGTTACTTAAAATTTTGATAGTAGAAAAGAAATACGATGAGATTGAAAAAATATCAGAGAATAAAGAGTACCAAAAAGAACTAATGAAGAAATATAATATTATTGAAGATTAA
- a CDS encoding discoidin domain-containing protein translates to MKQKKMLALLLSLAMIVTTVLGNGTFVSASATKATTGISYYVDSVNGNDDNDGTSETKAWKSLEKVNATTFKPGDKLRFKRGCSWSGLLSPKGSGEKGNPITIDAYGDVKDGRPVINGDSWCGDKGDDLENRVFNTAVYFYNQEYWEITSIEVTNHTKTKDDHIKKYGILIMGQDAGTLHEINVKNTYVHDVISIPIGQQAGIGRGGIVYAIRGNKKATNWEDITVEGNYVKNVNHYGINFISTWGSSTFPDESGITEGGGGTYRSKNLVIRSNYCENVGNAAICPSDYENALIEYNVANGCNSGPNGNVPIWWEHGQKTICQYNEVFGSGASGDKEDSQAFDADVYADLNYVQYNYTHDNPSGSFFECALGTSYQTYYRYNISVNDGYGTNRYGGGAVLTLCQGGNGSLDAYNNLIYMDADHDGSITRSWDDTTAVTSTDRFKIRNNVIITEAQKIDDNGVNKAQAWDSRYMGVVNNNAYGGANLNNRRADDENARVAVKSDYVKLEEGTSATVEDVNGEFKITYGTVDGYKLKDGATVIDQGISVIDNGGQDFYGNEVKSFVKPNIGADNSYNSGIKEDLGEGKILLDFDDCNNGALTGVYSNCDFGNRGWNVTDGKLWATSYTNEEQANKIAIPDKYALTSFEAYCAKGTATVKVEAGEESETFTVTGKKQTFTTNFKKKVPATYIVIKSDNGVDQVKFDNIVLSKKKRISDTETNISLDKTVTTSSQSDWDPGCVGSNIVDGDETTMWISNGWSNQGDTVTEDRANFVVDLDGSYNIEKLDVTFGGDKAKSAWKYKVEASTDKTNWDVIWDQTANEEVASTQKVTLDESITEKKYSYVRFTFGDTIEDAWPAVAEFNVYRPKELTNFALDGEATASTVSRDPANAIDGNDGTLWVGDGDSEKEGAWWMVDLGKAQQIQAFDLVFEHEVLPTLEDAQAATTPAYGQAWQYKVEGSNDKSSWDMLWDNTANTDFSKEQYGKIAAEYANNKYQYVRVTLTQLPLHKESRVAVWPAIGEVKVLGEEVINPEEENKIVLTEKGQNIDIDLAYSQPVTVSSSKDGENVTDRDANTTWTPDADDENPSLTIGLDREYNIENFSVDFEGEAAPYKVLVNTSEGWVEAGSCDSKDSGKVVSASKDEITGIKFQFEKGMTAKVSEVHFDGVDAKVKHHKRILVMAPHEDDEMLMAGGVMNRAVANGDEVYVVYATNGDYSGVDHGKLRIRDTVNALNTIGVPTDHLYFLGYADNGGMGVGQYTTAFTDSFVYNIFIADDNKVISSRNGVTKTYGDESVRNDYHYLMTGEHASYTRANFLADLESVMKSVNPTDVYMTSRYDMHYDHAYFGLFGNEAIKNIQKENDKFQPTVHEAIIHSHMTDEVYPKDQGNYGWGKELNTYLGAWQHLDGLEEKTMLNWSERENVLTPYSMRQGPFKYNLKDQALRKYSTEYYNWIASFSKVNEVFYKHETNSIGSLATVTASSENSSDSRWDDQSAVKAVDGIADGYATGLANKHTRFPWAEWVTKNEGKGAWLNLAYDEAQKVTTIKLYDRPNTDDHITKSHLEFEDGTTLEVGELPNDGAVKEISLGEGKEVKNIKFVVDEVSESTTAVGLAEIEVIKAEVKKPEETTTTPGSEETTTPGTGEETTTPSTGEETTTPATGETTTKPAAGETTTAPTTAPAKANEGTTTVAANKDTPSGATGLKVPTVVSSKKLSAKATYKLRLKNTKGAKVYTYTSNKKVATISNKGVIKTKKKGKAKLTICIQKGSVVSQYYFNVKVKGKAKTSFKVSKISKAGKNLAVADETVLKKGKSKKIKLANLASGATVKYATSNKKVAKVSKKGKVKAVKKGKATIKITVTSGGKTYTLYHVVKVK, encoded by the coding sequence ATGAAGCAGAAGAAGATGCTTGCCCTATTGTTGTCTTTGGCAATGATAGTTACTACAGTACTTGGCAACGGTACATTCGTATCAGCGTCAGCTACTAAGGCAACAACAGGCATTAGTTATTACGTGGATTCCGTAAACGGAAATGACGATAATGACGGTACTAGTGAAACAAAAGCCTGGAAGTCACTTGAAAAAGTTAATGCAACTACTTTCAAGCCGGGTGATAAGCTTAGATTTAAAAGAGGTTGCTCATGGAGCGGTCTTTTAAGTCCAAAGGGTTCAGGTGAAAAAGGAAACCCTATTACAATTGACGCATATGGTGACGTTAAAGACGGCAGACCTGTTATCAATGGTGATAGCTGGTGTGGAGACAAAGGTGATGATTTAGAGAATCGTGTATTTAACACAGCAGTATATTTCTATAATCAGGAATACTGGGAAATCACATCTATTGAAGTAACAAACCATACAAAAACTAAAGATGATCATATTAAGAAATATGGTATCTTGATTATGGGACAGGATGCAGGAACACTTCATGAAATTAATGTAAAGAATACATACGTTCATGACGTAATTTCTATTCCAATCGGTCAGCAGGCAGGTATCGGTCGTGGTGGTATTGTATATGCTATCCGTGGTAACAAGAAAGCTACTAATTGGGAAGACATTACTGTAGAAGGAAACTATGTAAAAAATGTAAACCATTACGGTATTAACTTTATTTCAACATGGGGAAGCTCAACATTCCCTGATGAAAGTGGAATTACTGAAGGTGGCGGTGGAACATATAGAAGTAAAAATCTTGTAATTCGTAGCAATTACTGCGAAAACGTAGGTAACGCAGCTATTTGTCCATCAGATTATGAAAATGCACTTATTGAATATAATGTTGCAAATGGATGTAACAGTGGTCCTAACGGAAACGTTCCTATTTGGTGGGAACATGGTCAGAAAACAATCTGCCAGTACAACGAAGTGTTTGGTTCAGGAGCTTCCGGTGATAAGGAAGATTCACAGGCATTTGACGCTGACGTTTATGCAGACTTAAATTATGTTCAGTACAACTATACACATGACAATCCATCAGGTTCATTCTTTGAATGTGCATTAGGAACATCATATCAGACATACTACAGATATAACATCAGTGTTAATGATGGATATGGTACAAACCGTTATGGCGGTGGTGCTGTATTAACATTATGTCAGGGCGGTAATGGAAGCTTGGATGCATATAACAACTTGATTTATATGGATGCAGACCATGATGGATCTATTACACGTAGCTGGGATGATACAACAGCAGTAACTTCTACTGATAGATTTAAAATTAGAAATAATGTCATTATAACAGAAGCTCAAAAGATAGATGACAACGGAGTAAATAAGGCACAGGCTTGGGATTCACGTTATATGGGTGTTGTAAATAACAATGCTTACGGTGGAGCAAACCTTAACAATAGAAGAGCTGACGATGAAAATGCCAGGGTAGCAGTTAAGAGCGACTATGTTAAGTTAGAAGAAGGAACAAGCGCAACAGTTGAAGACGTTAACGGCGAATTTAAGATTACTTATGGTACTGTTGACGGATACAAACTTAAAGATGGAGCAACAGTTATTGACCAGGGTATTTCAGTTATCGACAATGGCGGACAGGATTTCTACGGAAACGAAGTAAAATCATTTGTTAAGCCAAACATTGGTGCTGATAACAGCTACAACAGTGGTATTAAAGAAGACCTTGGTGAAGGAAAGATTTTATTAGATTTTGATGATTGCAATAACGGAGCATTAACAGGTGTATATTCTAACTGTGACTTCGGTAACCGTGGTTGGAACGTAACAGACGGTAAATTATGGGCTACTTCATATACTAATGAAGAACAGGCTAACAAAATAGCTATTCCTGACAAGTATGCTTTAACAAGTTTTGAAGCATATTGTGCTAAAGGAACAGCTACTGTAAAGGTTGAAGCAGGAGAAGAAAGCGAGACATTTACGGTAACAGGCAAGAAGCAGACATTTACAACTAACTTTAAGAAAAAGGTTCCTGCAACATACATCGTGATTAAGTCAGATAATGGTGTAGATCAGGTTAAGTTTGATAACATTGTTTTATCAAAGAAGAAAAGAATTTCAGATACAGAAACTAATATTTCACTTGATAAGACTGTAACTACATCATCTCAGAGTGATTGGGATCCTGGATGCGTAGGATCAAACATTGTGGATGGTGATGAAACAACAATGTGGATTTCAAATGGTTGGTCAAATCAGGGTGATACAGTTACAGAAGACAGAGCAAACTTTGTTGTAGATTTAGACGGAAGTTATAATATCGAAAAATTAGATGTTACTTTCGGTGGTGATAAAGCTAAATCAGCATGGAAATATAAAGTAGAAGCTTCAACAGACAAGACTAACTGGGATGTTATCTGGGATCAGACAGCAAATGAAGAAGTTGCATCTACACAGAAAGTAACTTTAGATGAATCTATAACAGAAAAGAAATACTCATATGTTAGATTTACATTTGGAGATACTATTGAAGATGCATGGCCTGCAGTAGCAGAGTTTAACGTATACAGACCAAAAGAACTTACTAACTTTGCACTTGATGGAGAAGCAACAGCTTCAACAGTAAGTAGAGATCCTGCAAATGCAATTGACGGAAACGACGGAACACTTTGGGTAGGCGACGGAGATTCAGAAAAAGAAGGTGCTTGGTGGATGGTTGACCTTGGTAAGGCTCAGCAGATTCAGGCATTTGACTTAGTATTTGAACATGAAGTACTTCCTACACTTGAAGATGCTCAGGCGGCAACAACACCGGCTTACGGTCAGGCATGGCAGTATAAGGTAGAAGGTTCAAATGATAAGAGTAGCTGGGATATGTTATGGGATAATACAGCTAACACTGATTTCTCAAAGGAACAGTATGGTAAGATTGCAGCAGAATATGCAAATAACAAATACCAATATGTTCGTGTAACATTAACACAGTTACCACTTCACAAAGAGTCAAGAGTAGCAGTTTGGCCTGCAATTGGTGAAGTAAAAGTTTTAGGTGAAGAAGTAATCAATCCTGAAGAAGAAAACAAGATTGTTCTTACTGAAAAAGGACAGAACATTGATATTGACTTGGCATACAGCCAGCCGGTAACAGTTTCATCATCTAAGGATGGAGAAAATGTTACAGATAGAGATGCAAACACAACATGGACACCTGATGCTGATGATGAAAATCCATCATTAACAATCGGTTTAGACAGAGAATACAATATTGAAAACTTCAGCGTTGATTTTGAAGGCGAAGCTGCACCATACAAAGTATTGGTTAACACATCTGAAGGATGGGTTGAAGCAGGTTCATGTGATTCAAAAGATTCAGGAAAAGTTGTATCAGCATCAAAAGACGAAATTACAGGAATTAAGTTCCAGTTCGAAAAGGGTATGACTGCAAAAGTTTCAGAAGTACACTTTGACGGTGTTGACGCAAAAGTTAAACATCATAAGAGAATCTTAGTAATGGCACCTCACGAAGATGATGAAATGTTAATGGCAGGTGGTGTTATGAACAGAGCTGTTGCAAATGGCGACGAAGTTTACGTTGTATATGCAACAAACGGAGATTACAGTGGTGTAGACCATGGTAAATTAAGAATCAGAGATACAGTAAATGCATTAAATACAATCGGTGTACCAACAGATCACTTGTACTTCTTAGGCTATGCAGATAACGGTGGTATGGGTGTTGGACAGTACACAACAGCATTTACAGACAGTTTTGTATATAATATTTTCATTGCAGATGATAATAAAGTTATATCTTCAAGAAATGGTGTAACAAAAACATATGGTGATGAAAGTGTAAGAAATGATTATCATTATCTTATGACAGGAGAACATGCTTCATACACACGTGCTAACTTCTTAGCAGACCTTGAAAGTGTAATGAAGAGTGTTAACCCAACAGATGTTTATATGACATCAAGATACGATATGCATTATGACCATGCATACTTTGGATTATTCGGTAATGAAGCTATTAAGAATATCCAGAAGGAAAACGATAAATTCCAGCCAACAGTTCACGAAGCTATTATCCATAGCCATATGACTGATGAAGTATATCCTAAAGATCAGGGTAACTACGGTTGGGGCAAAGAACTTAACACATATTTAGGAGCTTGGCAGCACCTTGATGGTCTTGAAGAAAAGACAATGCTTAACTGGAGCGAAAGAGAAAACGTATTAACTCCATACAGCATGCGTCAGGGACCATTTAAGTATAACTTAAAGGATCAGGCACTTCGTAAGTATTCAACAGAATACTACAATTGGATTGCTTCATTCTCAAAGGTTAATGAAGTATTCTACAAGCATGAAACAAACAGTATTGGTTCACTTGCTACAGTAACAGCATCAAGTGAAAACAGCAGTGACAGCAGATGGGATGACCAGAGTGCAGTTAAGGCAGTTGACGGTATTGCAGATGGTTATGCAACAGGACTTGCTAACAAGCATACAAGATTCCCATGGGCTGAATGGGTAACAAAGAATGAAGGAAAAGGTGCTTGGTTAAATCTTGCATACGATGAAGCACAGAAAGTTACAACAATTAAACTTTATGACAGACCTAATACAGATGACCACATCACAAAATCTCACTTAGAATTTGAGGATGGAACAACACTTGAAGTTGGAGAACTTCCAAATGATGGTGCAGTTAAGGAAATCAGTCTTGGCGAAGGCAAAGAAGTTAAGAACATTAAGTTCGTAGTTGACGAAGTTTCAGAATCAACAACAGCAGTTGGTCTTGCTGAAATCGAAGTAATCAAGGCAGAAGTTAAGAAGCCTGAAGAAACAACTACAACACCAGGTTCAGAAGAAACAACAACACCTGGCACAGGTGAAGAAACAACTACACCATCAACAGGCGAAGAAACAACAACACCAGCTACAGGTGAAACAACAACAAAACCAGCCGCAGGCGAAACAACTACAGCACCAACTACAGCACCAGCTAAGGCTAATGAAGGAACAACTACAGTAGCAGCTAACAAAGATACACCAAGTGGTGCTACAGGATTAAAGGTTCCAACAGTAGTTTCAAGCAAGAAGTTAAGCGCTAAGGCTACATACAAGTTACGTCTTAAGAATACTAAGGGTGCTAAGGTTTATACTTACACAAGCAACAAGAAAGTTGCAACAATTAGTAATAAGGGTGTAATTAAGACAAAGAAGAAAGGTAAAGCTAAATTAACAATCTGCATCCAGAAGGGCAGTGTTGTAAGCCAGTACTACTTCAATGTCAAAGTTAAGGGCAAAGCTAAGACAAGCTTCAAAGTAAGCAAGATTAGCAAAGCAGGAAAGAACCTTGCAGTTGCAGACGAAACAGTTCTTAAGAAAGGCAAATCTAAGAAGATTAAATTAGCAAACCTTGCAAGTGGTGCTACAGTTAAGTATGCAACATCTAACAAGAAGGTAGCTAAGGTTTCTAAGAAGGGTAAAGTTAAAGCTGTTAAGAAAGGCAAAGCTACAATTAAGATTACAGTTACAAGTGGTGGTAAGACATACACATTATATCATGTAGTCAAAGTAAAATAG
- the nagB gene encoding glucosamine-6-phosphate deaminase, with the protein MKIIIANDYEDMSRKAANYLSAQVIMKPDAVLGLATGETPIGTYKQLVEWYNKGDIDFSQTSTINLDEYKGLTGDHKQSYRYFMDTNLFDLINIKKSNTCLPNGMAKDEEAECARYENIIKELGNIDMQLLGIGLNGHIGFNEPGESFEKTTHCVQLTQSTIDANQRLFDEGEAVPEKAFTMGIKSIMQSKHILLIANGEKKAQIIRDAFFGPVTPKVPASILQLHNNVTVIVDKEAGKLIKDVL; encoded by the coding sequence ATGAAAATTATAATAGCTAATGATTATGAAGATATGAGCAGAAAGGCAGCTAATTATTTATCAGCACAGGTTATTATGAAACCTGACGCAGTACTTGGATTAGCTACAGGTGAAACACCAATTGGTACTTATAAGCAGTTGGTTGAGTGGTACAACAAGGGAGACATTGATTTTTCACAGACAAGTACTATTAATCTTGATGAATATAAGGGCTTAACAGGTGATCATAAGCAGAGTTATAGATATTTCATGGATACTAACCTCTTTGACTTAATCAATATTAAGAAGTCTAATACATGCCTTCCAAACGGTATGGCTAAAGACGAAGAAGCTGAATGTGCAAGATATGAAAACATTATTAAGGAGCTTGGAAATATTGATATGCAGCTTTTAGGTATTGGCTTAAACGGACACATCGGTTTCAATGAACCGGGTGAATCTTTTGAAAAAACTACCCACTGTGTACAGCTTACACAGAGCACAATTGATGCTAATCAGAGACTTTTCGATGAAGGTGAAGCAGTTCCTGAAAAGGCATTCACAATGGGGATTAAGTCAATCATGCAGTCTAAACATATTTTATTAATTGCAAATGGTGAGAAGAAAGCACAGATTATAAGAGATGCATTCTTCGGTCCGGTAACTCCAAAGGTTCCGGCTTCAATCTTACAGTTACACAATAACGTAACAGTTATTGTTGATAAGGAAGCAGGAAAGTTAATTAAAGATGTGCTTTAG